A window of the Candidatus Tanganyikabacteria bacterium genome harbors these coding sequences:
- the avd gene encoding diversity-generating retroelement protein Avd has product MSEGPVLIGRWEQITGDLLDRTARFPKAARFTFAIRIENLALDILEELVDARFAAGHAKVAALRRADGRLARLRILIRLSHDRRFLDHRAYEHVARGLDEAGRMLGGWRKHGAGQDDTTGA; this is encoded by the coding sequence GGAACAGATCACCGGGGATCTGCTGGATCGGACCGCGCGGTTTCCGAAGGCGGCGCGCTTCACGTTTGCGATCCGGATCGAGAACCTGGCCCTCGACATCCTGGAAGAACTGGTCGACGCCCGCTTCGCAGCGGGTCACGCCAAGGTTGCCGCCTTGCGCCGGGCCGATGGCCGGCTGGCCAGGTTGCGGATCCTCATCCGCCTGTCCCACGACAGGCGATTCCTCGATCACCGGGCCTACGAACACGTCGCCCGCGGCCTGGACGAGGCCGGGCGGATGCTGGGGGGCTGGCGCAAGCACGGTGCGGGCCAGGATGATACGACAGGCGCCTGA